The segment TCTATCTCGTGCTGGCCGCCCAGTATGAGAGCCTGACATTGCCGATCGCCATCATCATGATCGTGCCGATGGGTGTGCTCGCGGCCCTTGCCGGGGTCTGGTACACCGGTGGAGACAACAACATCTTCACCCAGATCGGCCTCGTGGTGCTGGTGGGCCTATCGGCGAAGAACGCCATCCTCATCGTGGAATTTGCGCGCGAACTGGAGTTCGAGGGACGAAACCCCGTACAGGCCGCCATCGAGGCCAGCCGCCTGCGCCTGCGCCCCATCCTCATGACCTCCATGGCCTTCATCATGGGTGTCGTGCCGCTGGTGCTTTCCACGGGGGCAGGCTCGGAAATGCGCGCCGCCATGGGCCTTGCCGTCTTCTCCGGCATGATCGGCGTCACCTTCTTCGGCATCTTCATGACACCGGTCTTCTACGTGCTGCTCCGCCGGCTGGCGGGCAACCGTCCGCTCAAGCTGCATGGCCAGGCCGAGCCCCACCTCGAAGCCTTCGCCGGCACCGATGAGATGCACGCCCAGCTGCATGGCGGCGGGGCCGATGCCCGCCCCCTGCCCGCGGCCCCGCGCCACGGCCATGAGTAAAGAAGAAGGAGAAGCAGAAATGTCCTTCCTGAAGAACAGAAAAGCGCTGCTCACGCCGCTGCTCGCCGCCCTGGTGCTGGCCGGCTGCGCGAATGTGCCGGTGGCCGAGCCCCATGCCCTGCCGGCCACGCCGGCGGCCTACAAGCACCAGGCCTTGCCCGGCGCCGCCACCCAGGCCCAGCTCGAGTGGTGGAAGACCTTCGCCGACCCGCAGCTGGACGCGCTGACCGCCCAGGCCCTGGCCCACAACAGCAGCCTGCAGGCCGCCACGGCCCGCCTGGCCCAGGCCCGCGCCCTGCTGAAGAACGCCGACGCCAACCGCCTGCCCCAGCTCGGCGCCCAGGCCGGCGTGGCCCGCCAGGGCGGCGAGGCCGCAGCCCAGCGCGGCACGGTCTACAACGTGGGCCTGGCAGCCTCCTACGAGCTGGATCTGGTGGGGCGCCTGTCCCAGGCCAGCCGCGCCGCGCGCCTCGATGCGCAGGCTGCCGAGTCCCTGCTGGCCGGCGCCCGCCTGCTGGTGCAGGCCGATGTGGCCCAGACCTATTTCGCGCTGCGCGCGCTGGACGCCGAACGCGCCCTGGTGCGCGAGACCGTGGCCGCCTACCGCGACACGCTCAAGCTCACCGAGCGGCGTTATGCCGCTGGCGATATCGCCGAGCTGGACGTGGCGCGGGTGCGCACCGAGGTGGCGTCCACCGAGGCCCAGGCCCTGGCCCAGGACCGCCGCCGCAACGAGCTGGAGACCGCGCTGGCGGTGCTGGTGGGCGAGCTGCCCAGCAGCCTGAGCCTGGCCGAAGGCGCCTGGACCGAGGCCCTGCCGCGGGTGCCGGCCGGCCTGCCCAGCGCCATGCTGGAGCGCCGCCCCGATATCGCCGCGGCGCAGGCCGGTTTCCAGGCCGCGCAGCAGCGCCTGGGCGTGGCGCAGAAGGCCTGGTTCCCGACCTTCAACCTGACCGCCACGGCCGGTGGCGCCTCCCCGGAGCTGTCGGACCTGTTCAAGCGTTCGGCCGGCCTGTGGGGCGTCAATGCGCTGATGAGCCTGCCGCTGTTCGATGGCGGCCGGCGCGAGGCCGGCGTGCAGAGCGCCGCGGCCCAGGCCGACGAGGCCGCGGCGCGCTACCGCGAGCAGCTGCTGCTGGCCTTCAAGGATGTGGAAGACCAGCTCTCGGGCCTGAGCCTGCTGGCCGCGCAAAGCCAGGTGCAGGCCCAGGCCGTGGCCTCGGCGCAGCGCGCGCTGCAGCTCTCGGACTCGCGCTACCGCAACGGCCTGGTCAGCCAGCTGGAGCTGCTGGACGCGCGCCGCAGCGAGCTGGCCAATCGCCGCCAGGCCCTGCAGGTGCGCGCCGCGCAGTACCAGGCCACCATCGCCCTGATCAAGGCCCTGGGCGGCGGCTGGAGCTGAAGCTCGGTGCCGGCACGGGCCGGGGGCGCTTTCTAGAATGGCGGCTCGTTCCGCTTCTGCCGTTCTTGCCCCCGTCCCATGCGCCTGCTCCGCTGTCTGCTTCCCCTTGGCCTCGCCCTGCTGCTGGGTGCCTGCGCGCAGGCGCCGCGACAGCCGGAGTCCGCACCCGCCGCCGACGAGCCGCAGGACCCGGCCCTGGCCGCCGTCTTCGGCGGCTGCCGCGGCGTGCAGCCCCAGCCGGCCACGCTGGCCGGCGCGCGCAGCTTTACCTACGCGCAGGCCTCGGGACGCGAGCTGCGCATCCATCTGTTCGAGCCCGCAGCCGGCCCCGCCGAGGCGCGCCCGGCCGTGCTCTTCTTCTTTGGCGGGGGCTGGCGTGCCGGTCGCGTCGAGTCCTTCCAGCGTCAGGCGCGTGCCTTTGTGGACGCGGGCTATGTGGCCCTGCTGGCCGACTACCGGGTCAAATGCCGCGATGGCACCACGCCCCTGGCCTCGCTGGAGGATGCGCGCGCGGCCTATGCCTGGCTGCGGGCTCAGGCGCCTCGCCTGGGGGTGGATCGCAGCCGCATCGTGCTGGCCGGCGGCTCGGCCGGCGGTCATCTGGCCCTGGCCACGGCGCAGAAGGCCGTGGCCAGCGGCGAGCAGCCCGCGGCCCTGTGGCTGCTGAACCCGGCGGTGGATCTGTTCGGCCCCGCGCCTTGGTATCTGAAGCCTGCCGCGCTGGCCATCTCGCCCAGCCTGCTGCCGGTCTGGGACCTGCCGCCCACCCTGATCCAGCATGGCGAGGCCGATGTGGTGGTGCCCATCACCAGCGTGCAGGCCTTCTGCGAGCGGGCGCGCTCGCGCGAGCGGGTCTGCGAGCTGCAGCGCTATGCCGGCCTGGGCCACAGCTTCTACCACCGGCGCACGCCCGAGGCCGCCTTGCAGGGGCGCTCGGCCTACCAGGACACGCTGGCCCGCGCCTTTGACTTCCTGGCGGCCCAGGGCCTGCCCGGCGCGGCCCCTTGATGCGATGCGCACCCTGATCGAACTGCTGATCCAGCACGGCGTGCTGCTGGTCTTTCTGGTCACGCTGGCGGCCCGCGCGGGTGCGCCGCTGCCGGCCGCGCCCCTGCTGGTGGTGGCCGGCGGCCTGGCGGCCGAGGGCCAGCTCAGCGGCAGCGCGGCCCTGCTGGTGGCGGTGCTGGCCAATATCGGTGGCGACGCCGTCTGGTATCTGGCCGGGCGGCGCCATGGCCAGCGGGTGATGAAGCTGCTGTGCCGCATCTCGCTCTCGCCGGATGCCTGCGTGCGCCAGAGCGAGGGCCTGATCCTGCGCTGGGGCGGCCAGGCCTTGCTGGCGGCCAAGTTCCTGCCGGGGGTCTCGGTGGTGGCTGCGCCCATGGCGGGCGCCCTGGGCATGAGCTGGCGCCGCTTCCTGAGCTACGAGCTGCTGGCCGGTCTGGTCTGGAGCGGGGCCTTTTTGCTGCTGGGCGCCATGCTGGCCGACCAGATCCAGCAGGCCCTGGACATGCTGGCCGATGCCGGCCTGCTCGCTCTGCTGGCCCTGGGCCTGATCTTCGCGGGCCTGCTCGCCCGGCGCCTGTGGCAGCGCCTGCGCTTTGCGCGCCGCACCCGCGGCGTGCGCCGCATCAGCGTGGCCGAGGCCGCGGCGCTCAGTCCGGTGCCCCTCTTCATCGATGTGCGTGCCGCTGGGGCGCGCGGCGGGGACGCGCGCCGCATCGCGGGTGCCCTGCCCCTGGGCCTGGACGAGCTGCGCGAACAGGCCGCCGGCCTGCCGCGCGACCGCGAGCTGGTGCTCTACTGCAACTGCCCCAACGAGGCCAGCGCCGCCCTGGGCGTGGGCCAGCTGCTGGAGGCGGGGCTGAGCCGGGTCAGCGCCCTGGTGGGCGGCCTCGAGGGCTGGGCCGCCGCCGGCCTGCCCCTGGATCCGGGCGCGCCCGAGGCCTGAGGCCGCAGGCCTGGCGCCGGTCAGCCCCTCAGTCCAGGATGTTCCAGCTGGTGCGGTCTATGCGCCGCTCCAGCTCCAGCCGG is part of the Shinella sp. XGS7 genome and harbors:
- a CDS encoding alpha/beta hydrolase encodes the protein MRLLRCLLPLGLALLLGACAQAPRQPESAPAADEPQDPALAAVFGGCRGVQPQPATLAGARSFTYAQASGRELRIHLFEPAAGPAEARPAVLFFFGGGWRAGRVESFQRQARAFVDAGYVALLADYRVKCRDGTTPLASLEDARAAYAWLRAQAPRLGVDRSRIVLAGGSAGGHLALATAQKAVASGEQPAALWLLNPAVDLFGPAPWYLKPAALAISPSLLPVWDLPPTLIQHGEADVVVPITSVQAFCERARSRERVCELQRYAGLGHSFYHRRTPEAALQGRSAYQDTLARAFDFLAAQGLPGAAP
- a CDS encoding efflux transporter outer membrane subunit, with product MSFLKNRKALLTPLLAALVLAGCANVPVAEPHALPATPAAYKHQALPGAATQAQLEWWKTFADPQLDALTAQALAHNSSLQAATARLAQARALLKNADANRLPQLGAQAGVARQGGEAAAQRGTVYNVGLAASYELDLVGRLSQASRAARLDAQAAESLLAGARLLVQADVAQTYFALRALDAERALVRETVAAYRDTLKLTERRYAAGDIAELDVARVRTEVASTEAQALAQDRRRNELETALAVLVGELPSSLSLAEGAWTEALPRVPAGLPSAMLERRPDIAAAQAGFQAAQQRLGVAQKAWFPTFNLTATAGGASPELSDLFKRSAGLWGVNALMSLPLFDGGRREAGVQSAAAQADEAAARYREQLLLAFKDVEDQLSGLSLLAAQSQVQAQAVASAQRALQLSDSRYRNGLVSQLELLDARRSELANRRQALQVRAAQYQATIALIKALGGGWS
- a CDS encoding VTT domain-containing protein, whose translation is MRTLIELLIQHGVLLVFLVTLAARAGAPLPAAPLLVVAGGLAAEGQLSGSAALLVAVLANIGGDAVWYLAGRRHGQRVMKLLCRISLSPDACVRQSEGLILRWGGQALLAAKFLPGVSVVAAPMAGALGMSWRRFLSYELLAGLVWSGAFLLLGAMLADQIQQALDMLADAGLLALLALGLIFAGLLARRLWQRLRFARRTRGVRRISVAEAAALSPVPLFIDVRAAGARGGDARRIAGALPLGLDELREQAAGLPRDRELVLYCNCPNEASAALGVGQLLEAGLSRVSALVGGLEGWAAAGLPLDPGAPEA